From the Cloeon dipterum chromosome 4, ieCloDipt1.1, whole genome shotgun sequence genome, the window CTTTAAGGAAACATATTCtttgagaaaatcaatttaaaaacattattaattatccaatcgctaaaacaaaattaattaaaaaataggcaATTGACATTTTGTACTGGTCATTAACGTTAAAAATTTGGGACTTAAAATgtccatttaaatattaccaCATAAAATTTCTACCTGCAAACTTTCGAGTGAGTTGTCGCAATCTGTGGTGTCAATTTCGTTGAGGTTGATGCCTGAGCGCTCCATCTCAGCGTAGGTGCCGAACGGAAGTTTGCCCAGACATTCAAGCTTCATGATGTGCATTTTAGAGCGCAGGTGCTTGGCGAGGTGGCCGTGGATGCGGAAGGCGATTTTGCAGTCTTCGCATTTAAACGGCCGCGGATTCTCAGTTGTGGGCATGCCAAAGGTCGAATTCATGCTCACCTGAAAATGTAACAATTTAGATAACTTACTCTCTAAGAGTCAAATCTGCACCCACCTTATTCTGATGACTGACGGAACGCTCGTGTTTTTGCAAGTGGCCTTTTGTTCGGAATGAAACAGCGCATGACTCGCATCTAAATGGCCTCTCGAAGTAGTGGATGTTCACGTGCAGACGCAGCTGACTTGGCTTTGAGAACACTTTGTTGCAGATCGCACACTGGCTCTTGCCATCTTCAGTCAAACTGTAACAAAtcaattgttaattaaattcagttcttgctaattttgattatcctttaagtaaaaattaagcatACCACAAGTGTAAGAAAAAACCTTTGAGTTTTATTCAAGCTTGACTTGATTGCTTAGGAGTTttaagaattgcaaaaaaattataaccatTTTAACTGACAAGATATTACAAGCAAATGTCATACACTTAGGCTAAACTTtccaatttattatatttcttaatgaattgatacttaaaaaaatattttattagctttttttgaaaagtattGAAAGAAGAAGTAAAGTTACTTTTTGTCTAACCTTCCGTAATTGCTGCCAGGTCCACCAGCCGGCGGCATGAACTCTGCCTTAGGCTTTCCTGGGCTTGCTGACTTTGGTGGAGAGCCCCTGGTCGCTGCGatggccgcggcggcggccatgTGCTGCTGGCCGATGGCGGCGGCCTTGTTGAGGTTCTCAGGCTTGACGGCTGCGAGCAGTGGTGGCGGCTGCTCGGGCTCCTTCATCGGAGAGTTGAGCAGCATGGCCGACAGGTTGGTTGCCAATGTCGGCGTGAGGAGGGAGGGGGCGGCCGCGGGCGAGGCCAGTGGCGTGGTCGGCGTGccagcggtggcggcagcgtTTGCGTCGCGCCACTTGTGCACCTGGTGCTGCTTGATGCGCACGTCCTGCAGCGCTTTCTCGGTCAGGTACGCGTGCAGCATGTCAGGTGGTGCGGCCGTCGGACCATGACCCAGCCGGCCGGCTGGCAGTCGCTCCACTGTGCTGCAGAGGGCGGCCAGCAAGGCGGCCGAGTCAGGCACCGGCGTCACTGGGGCCGGCCTGCTCAGGTCCATCGGCGGTGGAGTGGCGCCTGGTGGTGACGCGGCTGCTGCCGCCGTCTCATCCCGTTTCGAAGGGAAGTAGTATCTGTCGCCGCCCCCTGAGGGTGCCGCAGTTCCTTTTAGGTCCAGAGTCAGCAGTCGCGTGTTGCGGCTCACCTTTTGAACATTAAAAACATACATCAGACTTGGAGAAGTCAACTTGTTAGTGGGtacttctaattttttatcaacaaaaTAGACTTCATTCATagactcatttttatttctagtaGGGcagattgttttttatttcgctgACCACAATATTGGTAGTGATTACccttgagaaaaataaaacttcaaaataaacattttgttggagctttaagttaattttagtACTTAATAGGTGGAATAACGTTTCATCATGCAACATAAGTAGAACGAGATAAAATGTGTGAAGTACCTTTTCTCGTTCTGAATGCGCGCTGACTGACGAAATTGTTGGCGTTCGTGCCGCAGTGGTGATGGTGGTGGTCGTGCAGGTTGGCCCGCTTGAGTAGGGGTATGTTGAGGGACGCGCTGAGATGGGGATGAGACCAACAGGCTGTTCGGCCAGGGACAGGAGACTGCACGCCGCCTCTCTTTGCCCTGCGTCAACTGAGGGGGGAGCGCGTTTAGAACCAAAGAATGCGTGAAAAGTGTACCACTTACTGTCACTGATTTGCATCACTTCATCGTCATCTTCGTCTTCATCGTCATCGTCGTCATCTTCATCCTCCTCAGATTCAGAGTCAGGTCCACCACCTCTCTCCACTCGCAGTTGTTGCTGCAAAATTAAGATGAGTTGTTTTTCCTCAAGTTTAGGTCTAGAAATATTACCTGTCTTAAGAGGAGCTCTTCATCAATGTTGCTGTCCTCAACAACAGTTGGTACTGGCATGATTCCCATTTCCATGCACTTTTTGTAGTGCGCCTTCGACTTCATATGTTTAGTCAGGTTTCCTTTAGTCTTGAAActgcgaattttaatttaatgtcacgcgagaaaaattaaataccaaaatGTATGTACCTGAAGCTGCAGTGTTTACATGTGAACGGCCGCACGTCTGTGTGCGTTCTGATATGTTTCTTGAGCATGGATGGTTTTTTACATCTTATACCGCACTCTTCGCAAACGTACTTCCCTCGTCCTCTTCCTCTAACGTATGTGTACTCTTCATTTGATTCAAATCCTCcggcaaaaattttaactcgcTTAGGTTGCTGCTCGCCAGATATcgaattttgctgaaattaaatcaaagttatAGGGTCTTCCAATCAGATCTTCTGACAAAATTCTTTTGGCAAAtaagcataaatatttttgatgcgaggctaatacaaaaataaacaaagcaaCAGCGAGCTATGGGAAGCTGAATTGCAGTGGAATCTTATTGCTAGTTATGTTCAATTAGGACATTGGCTTTTGATAgtcttttacatttttttctagttaTCATCATAGGACTAACTAACCTCTCTGCCTTGTTTCAGATCACCAGGTTTTGAAGAGTTGGCCTCCGCACTGTCAGTCTTCCTGCCAGCGTCCCACTGGGACGAGTGCGTGACCACGAGCGCCTGCGGCCTGGTGCTGGCGATCGAGTACTTGTTGGGCCTGTGCCTCGAGTCGTAGAGCGCCATGGCCTGCGCGGGGGCCATCTCGGGCGGGTCGGCCGACGGCGACAGCACCCGCCAGTTGGAGTACATGGAGAGCTTGGGGTCGGTGCTCTGTGGCACGTACATGGGTTGCGGCTGCGTGAGGCAGCAGTAGAACACCCTGGTTGAACACTTGAGGCCCAGGTAGGTGTACGCGTGGCCATTCAAATAGAGTTGGCCGTACGACTTGCGCGGCCGCGGCGTTTCGGGGCTGACCAGCGTGGTGCCCGCCAGAGAGGTCAGCAGGGGCCGCTTTGGCGCGAACGTGCCTGGCTTCAGGGGCAGCGAATTCGGCCGCAGGAACTTGGGCTTGGGGGCTTCCTCCTCCATCTCTACCTGGCTCTCCGAGGCCGGCGGAGGTGGTGGCAAAGGTGCGGCGGCAGGGGCGACGGAAACAACGGTCTTGATGGGCTGCAACGGCGGAGGCGTTGTTTGCGTCGCTCTGAAAACGAAATCAAGGTTGCAATCACTCTCCacctgtttttgttttaaacctCTGATTTTTACCAGCAAATTTCACCAATATCTTGCGCAGCAAATGCAAGGAACACaaaatgttgtatttttacaggccaaaacaaaaatttagggAGACTTTTCAGTACActtaaattatgttaaaatatttgtaatccacttaaatttggtcaaatttaaaagaaccTCACATACGCTTAAAGGCCAATGAaataagaaacaaataattgagaaaaattcacagcaacaaatgaatatttagaaatcTAGTTAAGGGGCTTGGTGGGGACACGTTAAAATGAGCAGTTTGATAATGTAGAACGGTCTAGACTTTGaaatggaatattttgagCACTCACTTAATAGGAATGTCTGGCTTGGCTGGTGGACCGCACACAAGGTCTAGGGGCCGCGTCTCCACTAGACTCTGTGGACCGGGCATGCCCGGGACGTAGGGAATCTCGCGGCCGCCGTGCAGAATGGTGACAACCCCAGCGTCTGATGACGAGGGTCGCCTGCTTGTGGAGTTTGCGGCTGCGGTCAATGTGAGGGGGTTGTAGGTGAGGAACGAAGTGTGCAGCGTCGGAGTGAGATTCGGGGCCGTGATCTTGGGCACAATGGGGCGCGACACGGCTGCCATGATCTGCTGGTCCGGCACCAGCGTCATCGACGACGGATTGGGCGCTAACTGCTGCGGCGCGCTCGTTGACATTTGAACTATTGTGCCGCCGGAGTTGAGGTTGCACCGCGAAATGGTAATGCTGGTTGGCGAGCTGCGACCAGTAGAGCATGGCTGCTGATCAGGCAGCATGGACGCTCCTGAATTTGGTCTGCACGGGTCGATGATCATTGTTTTCTGCTCGTGACCGTCGTTAATGTGAACCTGGGAAGGAAACAGGTACTTCAGATACTggtcaaattcaatttctcctctaattgctaattttataTGACATTTGTTAAGAATACCATCAATGTTCAAACGCAAAGTGAGTTCAAAGTTAAACCGCACATAAGATTCTATATAATATCGAGGCAATAGGCAGTCAGAATCTTATTGAAACCTGGTGGTACTTTTTCAGCTAACatattcaaattgcaaatcagaACTGGAAACAATTCGTGCAGTTTTTTTGATTAGGAACAGGTAcatcatattaattttcattgatagttatttaaattattcaaatttatgaacTTGGATCCTTGTACCT encodes:
- the LOC135944681 gene encoding uncharacterized protein LOC135944681 isoform X7; its protein translation is MQIFTLQQSRNCSDSQSPRGPDAALDHQMPPQGPPSHPGPSTESSAASHDASDLRYRHKKFKKMATASPSPPPAAAVAAANEGPVNGSGRYVCPYCQMACAKPSVLQKHIRAHTNERPFPCRRTVDNPKTPRLAHALTRPKEEGSEPLNLSVSSPQRRRSDGAANNGLILLSPAPKIARLAFDNCQHHPQNPEGSIIKDLLLKTGRGAEVAELLGGDANPALFMETASASEAAAAYFCDLCRTPFRSSETMEVHQRFYCKRLHDSSRKNSQLHHDAAKLVAALELAALATPPPFPSPGPLLGSTPLVGGYNEPPATKRPRLSNEERPPSTASLRSLEELSRSPRPMQMFGGKVHINDGHEQKTMIIDPCRPNSGASMLPDQQPCSTGRSSPTSITISRCNLNSGGTIVQMSTSAPQQLAPNPSSMTLVPDQQIMAAVSRPIVPKITAPNLTPTLHTSFLTYNPLTLTAAANSTSRRPSSSDAGVVTILHGGREIPYVPGMPGPQSLVETRPLDLVCGPPAKPDIPIKATQTTPPPLQPIKTVVSVAPAAAPLPPPPPASESQVEMEEEAPKPKFLRPNSLPLKPGTFAPKRPLLTSLAGTTLVSPETPRPRKSYGQLYLNGHAYTYLGLKCSTRVFYCCLTQPQPMYVPQSTDPKLSMYSNWRVLSPSADPPEMAPAQAMALYDSRHRPNKYSIASTRPQALVVTHSSQWDAGRKTDSAEANSSKPGDLKQGREQNSISGEQQPKRVKIFAGGFESNEEYTYVRGRGRGKYVCEECGIRCKKPSMLKKHIRTHTDVRPFTCKHCSFSFKTKGNLTKHMKSKAHYKKCMEMGIMPVPTVVEDSNIDEELLLRQQQLRVERGGGPDSESEEDEDDDDDDEDEDDDEVMQISDIDAGQREAACSLLSLAEQPVGLIPISARPSTYPYSSGPTCTTTTITTAARTPTISSVSAHSEREKVSRNTRLLTLDLKGTAAPSGGGDRYYFPSKRDETAAAAASPPGATPPPMDLSRPAPVTPVPDSAALLAALCSTVERLPAGRLGHGPTAAPPDMLHAYLTEKALQDVRIKQHQVHKWRDANAAATAGTPTTPLASPAAAPSLLTPTLATNLSAMLLNSPMKEPEQPPPLLAAVKPENLNKAAAIGQQHMAAAAAIAATRGSPPKSASPGKPKAEFMPPAGGPGSNYGRLDKNLTEDGKSQCAICNKVFSKPSQLRLHVNIHYFERPFRCESCAVSFRTKGHLQKHERSVSHQNKVSMNSTFGMPTTENPRPFKCEDCKIAFRIHGHLAKHLRSKMHIMKLECLGKLPFGTYAEMERSGINLNEIDTTDCDNSLESLQILAQKIYDKDPSKLQQWDRRRTTSESSEDMMEESGESYMGPGQSHSNQVGSSAADGGVMKQRLMSGSDYDECSEGEPDGGHEGMHFKCPFCEQSFPAVNSLNMHIFMDHGSHGEATVEQLDKYRNKIDSGPSQMFKCDLCGIILPTLDSLHKHVASHSQPRPFVCKYCDAGFTSKTHLMQHLALHQAGAAFNGPLAAPN